In Mycteria americana isolate JAX WOST 10 ecotype Jacksonville Zoo and Gardens chromosome 5, USCA_MyAme_1.0, whole genome shotgun sequence, one DNA window encodes the following:
- the NUDT8 gene encoding mitochondrial coenzyme A diphosphatase NUDT8 isoform X1 → MAEPGADGGAGLLSSGSERRCRARLAAAGRRGAAAAAVLVPLCSVRGRPALLFTLRSRRLGGPHSGDVRYRRRGAGTGAGPALTGAVASCSFPGGRRDPADGDAVATALRETREELGLALAAPSVWGQLRLLPDRQGLMVAPVVANLGPLEDLTLTPNPDEVEEVFTLPLAHLLREENQGYTHFRTAGRYGYTLPVFLNGPHKVWGLTAIITELTLELLAPDRYRRKTHVPARSPSARPLEGGST, encoded by the exons ATGGCGGAGCCGGGCGCGgacggcggcgcggggctgctgAGCAGCGGCAGCGAGCGGCGGTGCCGggcgcggctggcggcggcggggcggcggggggcggcggcggcggcggtgctggTGCCGCTGTGCTCGgtgcgcggccgccccgcgctgctCTTCACGCTGCGCTCCCGCCGCCTGGGCGGGCCCCACAGCGGCGACGTCAGGtaccggcggcggggagcgggcaccggggccggcccggccctgaCCGGCGCCGTTGCCTCTTGCAGCttccccggggggcggcgggacccgGCGGACGGCGACGCGGTGGCCACGGCGCTGCGGGAGAcgcgggaggagctggggctggcgcTGGCAGCCCCGAGCGTCTGGGGgcagctgcggctgctgcccgaCCGG CAGGGACTGATGGTGGCTCCCGTCGTGGCCAACCTGGGGCCCCTGGAGGACTTGACGCTGACCCCCAACCCCGACGAG GTGGAGGAGGTCTTCACCCTGCCCCTGGCTCACCTCCTGCGGGAGGAGAACCAGGGGTACACCCACTTCCGCACCGCCGGCCGCTACGGCTACACCCTGCCCGTCTTCCTCAACGGCCCCCACAAGGTCTGGGGGCTGACGGCCATCATCACCGAGCTGACCCTGGAGCTGCTGGCGCCCGACCGCTACCGCAGGAAGACCCACGTGCCGGCCCGCAGCCCCTCGGCCCGACCCCTCGAGGGGGGCTCGACCTGA
- the NUDT8 gene encoding mitochondrial coenzyme A diphosphatase NUDT8 isoform X3 gives MAEPGADGGAGLLSSGSERRCRARLAAAGRRGAAAAAVLVPLCSVRGRPALLFTLRSRRLGGPHSGDVSFPGGRRDPADGDAVATALRETREELGLALAAPSVWGQLRLLPDRQGLMVAPVVANLGPLEDLTLTPNPDEVEEVFTLPLAHLLREENQGYTHFRTAGRYGYTLPVFLNGPHKVWGLTAIITELTLELLAPDRYRRKTHVPARSPSARPLEGGST, from the exons ATGGCGGAGCCGGGCGCGgacggcggcgcggggctgctgAGCAGCGGCAGCGAGCGGCGGTGCCGggcgcggctggcggcggcggggcggcggggggcggcggcggcggcggtgctggTGCCGCTGTGCTCGgtgcgcggccgccccgcgctgctCTTCACGCTGCGCTCCCGCCGCCTGGGCGGGCCCCACAGCGGCGACGTCAG CttccccggggggcggcgggacccgGCGGACGGCGACGCGGTGGCCACGGCGCTGCGGGAGAcgcgggaggagctggggctggcgcTGGCAGCCCCGAGCGTCTGGGGgcagctgcggctgctgcccgaCCGG CAGGGACTGATGGTGGCTCCCGTCGTGGCCAACCTGGGGCCCCTGGAGGACTTGACGCTGACCCCCAACCCCGACGAG GTGGAGGAGGTCTTCACCCTGCCCCTGGCTCACCTCCTGCGGGAGGAGAACCAGGGGTACACCCACTTCCGCACCGCCGGCCGCTACGGCTACACCCTGCCCGTCTTCCTCAACGGCCCCCACAAGGTCTGGGGGCTGACGGCCATCATCACCGAGCTGACCCTGGAGCTGCTGGCGCCCGACCGCTACCGCAGGAAGACCCACGTGCCGGCCCGCAGCCCCTCGGCCCGACCCCTCGAGGGGGGCTCGACCTGA
- the NUDT8 gene encoding mitochondrial coenzyme A diphosphatase NUDT8 isoform X2 — translation MAEPGADGGAGLLSSGSERRCRARLAAAGRRGAAAAAVLVPLCSVRGRPALLFTLRSRRLGGPHSGDVRYRRRGAGTGAGPALTGAVASCSFPGGRRDPADGDAVATALRETREELGLALAAPSVWGQLRLLPDRGLMVAPVVANLGPLEDLTLTPNPDEVEEVFTLPLAHLLREENQGYTHFRTAGRYGYTLPVFLNGPHKVWGLTAIITELTLELLAPDRYRRKTHVPARSPSARPLEGGST, via the exons ATGGCGGAGCCGGGCGCGgacggcggcgcggggctgctgAGCAGCGGCAGCGAGCGGCGGTGCCGggcgcggctggcggcggcggggcggcggggggcggcggcggcggcggtgctggTGCCGCTGTGCTCGgtgcgcggccgccccgcgctgctCTTCACGCTGCGCTCCCGCCGCCTGGGCGGGCCCCACAGCGGCGACGTCAGGtaccggcggcggggagcgggcaccggggccggcccggccctgaCCGGCGCCGTTGCCTCTTGCAGCttccccggggggcggcgggacccgGCGGACGGCGACGCGGTGGCCACGGCGCTGCGGGAGAcgcgggaggagctggggctggcgcTGGCAGCCCCGAGCGTCTGGGGgcagctgcggctgctgcccgaCCGG GGACTGATGGTGGCTCCCGTCGTGGCCAACCTGGGGCCCCTGGAGGACTTGACGCTGACCCCCAACCCCGACGAG GTGGAGGAGGTCTTCACCCTGCCCCTGGCTCACCTCCTGCGGGAGGAGAACCAGGGGTACACCCACTTCCGCACCGCCGGCCGCTACGGCTACACCCTGCCCGTCTTCCTCAACGGCCCCCACAAGGTCTGGGGGCTGACGGCCATCATCACCGAGCTGACCCTGGAGCTGCTGGCGCCCGACCGCTACCGCAGGAAGACCCACGTGCCGGCCCGCAGCCCCTCGGCCCGACCCCTCGAGGGGGGCTCGACCTGA